A window of the Vibrio fluvialis genome harbors these coding sequences:
- a CDS encoding type IV pilus twitching motility protein PilT — protein sequence MDISELLEFSVKHNASDLHLSAGVPPMVRIDGEVRKLGVPAFTHADVHRLIFEIMNDAQRSEYEEKLEVDFSFALPDIGRFRVNAFHQSRGASAVFRTIPTVIPTLDQLEAPEIFHKIANYEKGLVLVTGPTGSGKSTTLAAMVDYINATHNKHVLTIEDPIEFVHSNNKCLINQREVHRDTHSFKNALRSALREDPDVILVGELRDQETISLALTAAETGHLVFGTLHTSSAAKTIDRIIDVFPGSDKDMVRSMLSESLRAVIAQKLLKRLGGGRVACHEIMLATPAIRNLIREDKVAQMYSIIQTGASHGMQTMEQHAKQLIAQGLVDPAEVQKKIELEMSAF from the coding sequence ATGGATATCTCTGAGTTACTGGAATTTAGTGTAAAGCATAATGCGTCAGATCTACATCTTTCTGCGGGTGTTCCTCCTATGGTACGCATCGATGGTGAAGTGAGAAAGCTTGGCGTACCTGCGTTTACACACGCTGATGTGCATCGATTAATTTTTGAAATTATGAATGATGCCCAGCGCAGTGAGTACGAAGAAAAGCTGGAAGTGGACTTTTCCTTTGCGTTACCGGACATCGGCCGATTTCGTGTCAACGCTTTCCATCAGTCGCGCGGCGCTTCTGCGGTATTTCGTACCATTCCGACCGTGATCCCGACTCTGGACCAGCTTGAGGCTCCGGAAATTTTCCACAAAATCGCCAATTACGAAAAAGGTTTGGTGCTGGTGACCGGACCGACCGGCTCGGGTAAATCAACCACGCTGGCGGCGATGGTCGATTACATCAACGCAACCCATAACAAGCATGTGCTGACTATCGAAGATCCGATTGAGTTTGTGCACAGTAACAACAAATGCTTGATCAACCAGCGTGAAGTACACCGCGATACCCACAGTTTTAAAAACGCGCTGCGCAGCGCATTGCGTGAAGATCCGGATGTGATTCTGGTCGGTGAGTTGCGCGATCAGGAAACCATCAGCTTAGCGCTGACGGCGGCGGAAACCGGCCACTTGGTGTTCGGCACGCTGCACACCAGTTCGGCGGCGAAAACGATTGACCGCATCATCGATGTGTTCCCGGGCAGCGACAAGGACATGGTACGTTCAATGTTGTCAGAATCGCTGCGTGCGGTGATTGCGCAAAAACTGCTCAAACGTCTGGGTGGCGGGCGAGTGGCGTGTCATGAAATCATGTTGGCGACGCCTGCTATCCGTAACCTGATTCGCGAAGATAAAGTCGCGCAGATGTATTCGATCATTCAGACTGGCGCCTCCCATGGAATGCAGACTATGGAGCAGCATGCCAAACAGTTGATCGCGCAAGGGCTGGTGGATCCGGCAGAAGTGCAGAAGAAAATTGAACTGGAAATGTCCGCGTTTTAA
- a CDS encoding YggS family pyridoxal phosphate-dependent enzyme codes for MSSIQQNLEHITSQIENAQQKCGRPRSSVQLLAVSKTKPVEAILEAAQAGQRAFGENYVQEGCDKVQFFAEYHPELDLEWHFIGPLQSNKTRLLAEHFDWMHTIDRAKIAQRLSEQRPAHLPPLQVLIQVNTSGEASKSGISENDLFTLAELISGLPNLTLRGLMSIPENVPDYPSQLAAFRQLATLKDRLAEKYDGIDTLSMGMSGDMEAAIEAGSTIVRIGTAIFGQRDYSRS; via the coding sequence ATGAGTAGTATTCAACAAAATCTTGAACATATCACTTCACAGATCGAAAACGCACAACAAAAGTGTGGCCGTCCTCGAAGCTCTGTGCAACTTCTGGCTGTCAGCAAAACCAAACCGGTCGAGGCCATTCTCGAAGCGGCACAGGCAGGTCAGCGTGCCTTTGGCGAAAACTACGTGCAGGAAGGCTGCGATAAAGTGCAGTTTTTTGCCGAGTATCACCCGGAACTCGATCTCGAATGGCACTTCATCGGTCCGCTTCAGTCGAATAAAACCCGGCTGCTCGCCGAGCATTTCGACTGGATGCACACCATTGACCGCGCCAAGATTGCACAGCGCCTGAGTGAGCAGCGCCCCGCTCATTTGCCGCCACTGCAGGTGCTGATTCAGGTCAACACCAGTGGCGAAGCCTCGAAATCCGGCATCAGCGAGAATGATTTATTTACACTTGCAGAATTGATTTCCGGCCTGCCAAACCTCACTTTAAGAGGATTGATGTCCATTCCGGAAAACGTGCCTGACTACCCGTCGCAACTTGCGGCATTTCGCCAACTGGCGACATTGAAAGACCGGCTGGCCGAAAAATATGACGGCATCGACACTCTGTCGATGGGCATGAGTGGCGACATGGAAGCCGCAATTGAAGCAGGCAGCACGATTGTGCGGATTGGTACGGCGATTTTTGGTCAGCGTGACTACAGTCGCTCGTA